One genomic segment of uncultured Desulfobacter sp. includes these proteins:
- the malQ gene encoding 4-alpha-glucanotransferase, whose product MTIRTSGILMHISCLPGGYGIGDLGPSAYGFANFLSAAGQQIWQMLPLNPVDIQSGGSPYSCPSAFAGNPLLISPYFLIRTGLLSKDETILQQPFSDDRVDYPAVAEHKRTLLSLAFERLEQQGKSLGGFAHFCTRQKAWLDDFAAYMAIKEHFHMQSWDQWPQPLRDRHPDALAKMQGKLAKQIRQHKFVQFVFFLQWQALKDYCNARNIRLYGDLPIYLPFDSADVWSCPQQYKLNENRSPTMVSGVPPDSFSATGQLWGHPVYDWQFLKQNGYNWWLKRFAHNFEMFDVVRIDHFRGLVAYWEVAASAQTAVDGQWVQVPGDDFFTRLTMRFGRLPVIAEDLGTITPDVRECMRKFQLPGMRVLQFAFGDDFPDSSFLPHHHVPDCIVYTGTHDNNTIRGWFEQEIDNQTRVNLQRYLGMRLSAKNIHQHMIRLAMMSVADTVIVPLQDILGLGANARLNQPASAKNNWQWRLAKGSLTKHHAGWLKKTTAAYGRCRA is encoded by the coding sequence ATGACCATCCGCACAAGCGGCATTCTGATGCACATAAGCTGTCTTCCCGGCGGGTATGGCATCGGCGATCTGGGACCCTCGGCCTATGGGTTTGCCAATTTTTTGTCTGCCGCCGGCCAGCAGATTTGGCAAATGTTGCCGCTGAATCCGGTTGACATACAAAGCGGTGGTTCTCCCTACAGCTGCCCGTCAGCCTTTGCAGGCAACCCTTTGCTGATAAGCCCGTATTTTCTCATCCGGACCGGTCTGCTGTCCAAAGATGAAACCATTTTACAGCAGCCATTTTCAGATGACCGTGTTGATTATCCGGCAGTTGCCGAACATAAGCGCACTCTTCTTTCGCTGGCTTTTGAACGTCTGGAACAGCAGGGGAAATCCCTTGGTGGGTTTGCGCATTTCTGTACCCGGCAAAAGGCCTGGCTGGATGATTTTGCAGCCTATATGGCCATCAAAGAGCATTTTCACATGCAGAGCTGGGATCAATGGCCCCAGCCTTTACGGGATCGGCATCCGGATGCCCTGGCTAAGATGCAAGGCAAACTGGCAAAACAGATCCGGCAACATAAATTTGTGCAGTTTGTGTTTTTCCTTCAGTGGCAGGCACTCAAAGACTACTGCAATGCTCGCAACATACGCCTTTACGGAGATCTTCCCATCTATCTTCCCTTTGACAGCGCAGATGTCTGGAGCTGTCCACAACAGTATAAACTGAATGAAAATAGATCACCGACAATGGTGTCAGGTGTGCCCCCGGATTCCTTCAGCGCCACAGGACAGCTGTGGGGCCACCCGGTGTACGATTGGCAATTTCTGAAGCAGAATGGCTACAACTGGTGGCTAAAGCGATTTGCACACAATTTTGAGATGTTTGATGTGGTGCGCATCGATCATTTCAGGGGTCTGGTTGCATACTGGGAGGTTGCGGCTTCGGCACAGACCGCTGTTGACGGGCAGTGGGTACAGGTGCCAGGGGATGATTTTTTCACCAGATTGACCATGCGATTTGGACGGCTGCCGGTCATCGCCGAAGATCTGGGCACGATCACACCTGATGTTCGGGAATGCATGCGCAAATTTCAATTACCCGGCATGCGGGTGTTGCAGTTCGCCTTTGGCGATGATTTTCCAGACAGTTCCTTTCTGCCCCATCACCATGTCCCAGACTGTATCGTTTATACCGGTACCCATGATAACAACACCATCCGCGGCTGGTTTGAACAGGAGATCGACAATCAGACCAGGGTCAATTTGCAGCGTTATCTGGGAATGCGTCTGTCTGCAAAAAATATTCACCAGCACATGATTCGCCTGGCAATGATGTCTGTGGCGGATACAGTGATCGTCCCGCTCCAGGACATTCTCGGTCTGGGAGCGAATGCCCGCCTGAACCAGCCGGCCAGCGCAAAGAACAACTGGCAGTGGCGGCTGGCAAAGGGCAGTTTGACAAAACATCATGCCGGGTGGCTCAAAAAGACCACGGCGGCCTACGGCCGGTGTCGGGCTTGA
- a CDS encoding BON domain-containing protein, translating into MDDSIESSAKKTYVFKTYLKDDNIKIKSKDGLVTLTGTVREASHKSLAGETVAGLPGVKGVENKLEEKDDQHAEKSDAWLITKVKTTLLFHRNVSTTATKVFAKDGTITLRGEAENNAQKDLTTEYVLDVEGVKHVNNEMTVLQAGEATSGAQNVADNTGEVIEFIDDTSITALVKTSLLYHRSTSAINTEVETKNGVVTLKGIAKTPAEKDLAGKYASDVNGVNKVNNNIIVE; encoded by the coding sequence ATGGATGACAGCATCGAATCCTCAGCCAAAAAGACCTATGTATTCAAGACCTACCTCAAGGACGATAATATCAAAATAAAATCAAAAGATGGCCTCGTCACCTTGACCGGGACGGTCCGGGAAGCATCCCATAAATCATTGGCCGGGGAAACCGTTGCAGGCCTTCCCGGAGTTAAAGGCGTGGAAAATAAACTGGAAGAAAAAGATGACCAACATGCTGAAAAATCAGACGCATGGCTCATTACCAAAGTAAAAACCACACTTTTATTTCATAGGAACGTCAGCACTACGGCAACTAAGGTTTTTGCAAAAGATGGCACCATCACTTTGCGCGGTGAAGCAGAGAATAACGCTCAGAAAGATTTGACGACCGAATATGTCTTGGATGTGGAAGGCGTTAAACATGTAAATAATGAAATGACCGTTTTACAGGCCGGTGAGGCAACATCAGGTGCCCAAAATGTGGCGGACAATACTGGTGAAGTAATTGAATTTATTGACGATACGTCTATTACTGCCCTGGTAAAAACCTCATTGCTTTATCATCGCTCAACCAGTGCTATCAACACTGAAGTTGAGACAAAAAATGGTGTGGTCACGCTGAAAGGTATAGCCAAGACGCCCGCTGAAAAGGATTTGGCTGGCAAATATGCAAGTGATGTTAACGGCGTAAATAAGGTTAACAACAACATAATCGTCGAGTAA